The Bacteroidales bacterium DNA window TGAGCATTTTTATAATCTTCAAGCACTTGGAGAGTATCGTCTTTAGAACAATCGTTGACAATCACTATTTCCTTTTTCAAATCTGAAATTAATTTCACATCACATATACGATCAAGGATTTTATGAATTGTTTTAGCTTCGTTATATGCTGGAATTACTATTGAAAGTGTTTTTGACATTTTTTCTGCAAATTTATATATTTTTATTAATTTTTTAACAATTAATCTTCCTCTTTAAAAAGGCAACCTTTTTTTAAACAAATTGTTTTTTAAAAAGAAATGCTGTAACTTTGTTAATCACAAGCTAGAAATAATATGAAAAGAATAATATTTTTATTGACATCACTTGCAATTTTATGCAATGCTTGCAAAGAAGACGATTCAACACAGACAACTGATATTACAAAGTCTTCGTGGAAAATAAAAAGCATAGCTGTTGATGGATATAGATCAAAAACGCCAAACAAAGATTATCATGGAAATGATATTTCAGACAATGCATATAAATTATCTTTTGAAAATGACAAAACATTTAATTTATATCTAGGAATTAATTCTGTAATAGGAAAATATAAAACACCATGCTCAGGAAAAATTACTTTTAAAGATTGTTTAACAACAGAAAAATGCTGTGATAGTGATTTTGACGAACATGTAGTGAAAACTATTCCATTAATCACATCTTATCAAGTTTTAGATGACAACCTTATTTTAAAAGGTAAAAAATGCGAAATCAAATTAAAAAAAGAATAGTAAAACAAGTAATATAGCTAATTACAAATAGCAAATGTTATAAATCAACTGCGCAAAAATTCATTATTAAAAAATTTTTTTAATTTTATTTTTTATTTACTATAGAATAAAATTCAAATGCTTTTGTACATTGCTTTCAGAATAATGCTGTTTTTCCTTTATTTAATGCCGTTTAGGCTCATTTATGTGTTTAGCGATTTTACTGCTTTTTTGCTACATAAAGTGATTAAATACAGGAAAGATGTTGTATATAACAATCTTAGCAAATCTTTTCCGCAAAAAACAAAAAAAGAAATAAAAAAATATGCAGCAAAATTTTATCGCAACTTCTCTGATGTAATGCTTGAAAGCGGAAAAGGATATATAACTAATCCTAAAAAAATAAAAAAGAGATATGTTTTTAGCAATGTAGAAATTTTAAATCAATATTACGAAAATGGCAAAAGCATTATTTTGCAAATGGGACATTTCAATAATTGGGAATGGCTTGGCATGACGCTAAGTTATGACGTTTTTCATAAAATATTTGCAATTTACAGACCATTAAAAAATCGTCGCATAGATGCATACATAAAAAAAGCTCGAGAAAAGAGGCAGTTTAATATAGTTCCAATGGCAAACACAGGATTAATGTTTAGGAATATTGCCAAGCAGCCTTGCATTTTTGTTTTAATATCCGATCAATCTCCCACGCAGTCAGACAAAGCATATTGGACATATTTTTTAAACCAAGAAACCGGTTTTTTACATGGCACAGAAATTTATTCCAAAAAATTCAAATTGCCCATTGTTTTTGCTAAAGTAATTCGAATTAAGCGTGGCTACTACAAAATAGATTTTATCCCTATTGCCGATGAAAATGATTTAAAACAAGAAGGCAAAGCCACCATAAATTATGCAAAAATGCTAGAAAAAACTATAATTGAGCAGCCTACAAGTTGGCTATGGTCTCATAGACGCTGGAAAAGAGAGCGACCTAAAGACAAAGAAATTTTAGAGTTTTAATTTTTGCAAAACTTTCTGAACTTCTAATTCAGCCATTTTAAAACGCTTATTCCCGTTCCCAAAAATCTCCACATGATTTTTATAATAAATTGGCACTTCCTTTCTGTAAATTTCCATAAGAAAATCTAAATCGTCTGGGTTTTCTCTAAAAGCATCGTATTCCCAAGGCAGGTCTGCTCTACAAAGCAAAACTAAATCATATTCTCTGTTCTTTAACTCATTTAAAATCCAATCGTGGCATTTTCTAAACTTAACATCACACCAAATTTTATTTACAACTAACTCTGTATCGCAAAAAACTAATTTTGCCTTTTCAGCAAGCCTATCTTCTTCTTCCATTTGCAATTTTGCGATATTTAGCACATCGTTATAATCATAAATTCCATCTAAAGGTGTAAGATATTTACGAGCTACTTCTGGCACCGCAGTAGCATTGAAAGTTTTGGCAAGATAATTTGTAAGAGCCGTTTTGCCTGTGCTTTCAGGACCTGTAATTGCAATTTTTATAGTTTTCATCTCAGCCATGTCGCAAATTTTTTCTCCATTCAAAAAAACCAATTACAGCCATTATCACAAGCACAATATATAAAGCCAATGTTGGATACATCTTTTGCTGAATATACAAGCCACAAGAAATCATGTCGCTTATAAACCAAACAATCCAATTTTCAATTTTTTTATTTGCCAACATCCAAATTGCAGAAAAAGAAAGCGTTGTAACCAATCCGTCTAGTAGCGGATTTGCAGAGTTTGTAAATGTTTTTAAAATAAAGAAAATAGAAATAAAAGCTGCAAACATTCCTAAAATTATGTATAGCCACGATTTCAGCTTTATAGTGGAAATTTTTAGTTCTTCATTATTTTTTTGCTTTTTCCTTTTCCAATTATAAATTCCAAATAAGCTAATAATAATGTAATAAATCATTAAAAACATTAGTGCGTACAATTTTTGCGACATATACACCCAAATGTACATCAATGTGTTTGCTACAGTAACAATCCAAAAGAATATGTTTTGCTTTATTTGCAAGAAAACCGCAATAATTCCCAAAATTGCTGCTAAAATTTCAAACCAATTTGACTCTAAAAAAGAAAAAAATTCCTGCATTTAATTTTTATTATTTTACAATATCGCCTGAGTCTGCACTAAAACACAGATATATGAATATTATTTTTCAGGTTCAACCTTTGGCTTTCTTAAATTTTTGATAATCTTATAAAGATAAAACAAAGCTGCAGCACCTAAAACAGCCAGCACAACCACATCTATCGCGTGCGAATAAGTCATTACTTCTTCCCAATTTTCTCTTAGCGAATACCCTACCCAAGTTAAAAAAGTATTCCACATTCCAGCTCCAATCGCAGTAAAAATAATAAACTTAACTAAATTCATCTTTCCAAAACCAGCAGGAATAGAAATAAAATGCCTAACAACAGGCACAAATCGTGCAATAAAAATGGTTATTTCACCACGTTTTGCAAAAAATTTCTCTGACAATTCAAGATGATGCTGATTTAATAAGAAAAACTTTCCAAAACGAGCGATAAAAGGCTTTCCACCATAATATCCTATGTAATATGAAATAAGCGAACCAACGATACTCCCAAGTGTTGAAGCAACAATTACACCAACCCAAGTGAGATTTCCATCAACAATATTAAATCCTGCAAATGGCATTACAGCTTCGCTAGGTATAGGAAAAATCATACTTTCCATTACCATTAAAACAAAAATACCTACATAGCCTGTTGATGCAATAAAAGCAGTAGCCCAAAACGCAATTTTTTCAGTAATTCCCATATATATCAAAATTATCGCCCAAAATTAATAAGATTTTTTAAACAATTAAGATATTTTGAACCATTAGGATATTTTGAACCATTAGGATATTTTGAACCATTAAGGAGTTTAGGGACATTAAGGGATTGATTGCTCGCTTTTTTTGAGTTTGTAAAGTGATGCCCTGAACTTGTCGAAGGGTTTGAAAGTGGTCGCCGCCCGCGTAACCATCTGATTATCAGCGACTTACGCGGCGGGCGAGCGAAGACGGCGACAACACACACAACAAGCTGATTATAAGCACTTTATGCAAAGAATTATAACTCCAACTTTTCAATCACACGATTAACATCAGCTTCATCAATAATAATTTGTGCTTGCTTATAAAAAGGAATTCTTTTTTGATAATGTTCTTCAACTTTAATTTTATCAATTTTGCCATTTACAGTTGCAACCATAGGTCTATCGCCACGTTTATTTGAGAGTCGCTGCAAAATATGAACAAAAGGGATATTAAGCCAAACAGTAATGCCATTTTTGTTCATCAAATTCATATTATCAAAAAAGCAAGGTGTGCCGCCGCCCGTAGCCAACACAAAATTATCGCTACTCAAGCATTTCATCAAGCAATCATGCTCAAATTTTCTAAACTCTGATTCGCCAAATTTCCTAATATATTCAGCAGATGAGATTTTTGCTTCATTCAGCACAACCTCGTCTAAATCTATAAATGACAAGCCTAATTGAGCTGCAAGTTTTTTTGCAAAACGGGTTTTACCAGCAGCCATATATCCAACTACAAAAATTTTCATAACAC harbors:
- a CDS encoding META domain-containing protein, whose translation is MKRIIFLLTSLAILCNACKEDDSTQTTDITKSSWKIKSIAVDGYRSKTPNKDYHGNDISDNAYKLSFENDKTFNLYLGINSVIGKYKTPCSGKITFKDCLTTEKCCDSDFDEHVVKTIPLITSYQVLDDNLILKGKKCEIKLKKE
- a CDS encoding ATP-binding protein translates to MAEMKTIKIAITGPESTGKTALTNYLAKTFNATAVPEVARKYLTPLDGIYDYNDVLNIAKLQMEEEDRLAEKAKLVFCDTELVVNKIWCDVKFRKCHDWILNELKNREYDLVLLCRADLPWEYDAFRENPDDLDFLMEIYRKEVPIYYKNHVEIFGNGNKRFKMAELEVQKVLQKLKL
- a CDS encoding nicotinamide mononucleotide transporter, producing the protein MQEFFSFLESNWFEILAAILGIIAVFLQIKQNIFFWIVTVANTLMYIWVYMSQKLYALMFLMIYYIIISLFGIYNWKRKKQKNNEELKISTIKLKSWLYIILGMFAAFISIFFILKTFTNSANPLLDGLVTTLSFSAIWMLANKKIENWIVWFISDMISCGLYIQQKMYPTLALYIVLVIMAVIGFFEWRKNLRHG
- a CDS encoding DedA family protein translates to MGITEKIAFWATAFIASTGYVGIFVLMVMESMIFPIPSEAVMPFAGFNIVDGNLTWVGVIVASTLGSIVGSLISYYIGYYGGKPFIARFGKFFLLNQHHLELSEKFFAKRGEITIFIARFVPVVRHFISIPAGFGKMNLVKFIIFTAIGAGMWNTFLTWVGYSLRENWEEVMTYSHAIDVVVLAVLGAAALFYLYKIIKNLRKPKVEPEK
- a CDS encoding shikimate kinase — its product is MKIFVVGYMAAGKTRFAKKLAAQLGLSFIDLDEVVLNEAKISSAEYIRKFGESEFRKFEHDCLMKCLSSDNFVLATGGGTPCFFDNMNLMNKNGITVWLNIPFVHILQRLSNKRGDRPMVATVNGKIDKIKVEEHYQKRIPFYKQAQIIIDEADVNRVIEKLEL